The sequence below is a genomic window from Desulfovibrio sp. Fe33.
TCTCTCCGCGCCGAGGGGGCATTCAGGCTGGAATGACATGAAGGCGGCCTGGTGGCGGCGGCCGTGGGAGTATATCTCCATGCCCTTGTCGAGCATGGCCCGAATCTCGGATTCGTTGATGAACTGGGAGTAATCGCCTTCCAGGTGAGCGGCCCGAAAGACCTGCTTCATGGTGAGCATTTCGGGCGCGGTTTCGGCCGTGCGCGCCTCGCCCGGCACGGTGAAGTCCGTGAGGACGAAGAAGGTGCCGGTCATGTTCCGTTTTTCGAGTTCCGGGACAACGGTCGTCCAGTTGGAGACGTGGCCGTCATCGAAGGTCAGGACCAGGGACTTCTTCGGGGGGCGCATTTCGCCGCGCGTGACGGCGAGCAGATCGCGGGCGGTGATGGTCCGCCAGCCCGCATCTGCGATGGCGTCGAGGTGGGCGCGGAACATCTCGGGCGTATGCCCGTTCACGTCGGAAACGTTATGGTAGCAAAGGACGGGTATGGATATGCATGTCATGTGTTTTTCTCGTTTGCGATTAGGCTTTCGAGGAGTAGCAGATGGGGGGTATCAGGGCAAGGATGGAGGCGTGGCGGGCCGGGGATTCCGGCCGTCCGCGCGGCAACCTCGTGAACCTCTTGTAAACTTCCCGACTTGCCGATAATAGAAGTGACCATGTCGGCAAAAACAGTCCTTTTCATTGCGGAACCGCAGTCCGTGACGGCCATCTTTCCAGCCTTGCAAAAGGCCGGATTGCAGGCCGGGCTGGCCGACAACCTCAACGGCGCCCTGGGATTCATCAAGAAGTCCCGTCCCTGCCTGGTCTTTTGCCGTCCCGAATTGCAGGGTTTCGACGCCAGGGCCTTTCTGCAAAAGGCGGCCGGAACCGAAGGGTTCCCTCCGGTGGTCGTATTCGCCGGTTCGGGCAGCGCGGAGCAAGCCACGGAATTCCTGGAGCTTGGCGCGCGTGACTATTGGATCGAGCCGTTGATATGGGAGAAAATCAGGCTGGTCCTGCCCGACGAGGAGCCGGATTCCGAGCCCGCGCCGTGTCCGCCAAGAACGCATCACGCGCCGCCCGCCGCTCCCTCACCCAAGGGAAAATACCAGATCATCGGCCGCCATACCGCCGTGCTGCGCGTGCTCGCCCTGGCGCGGCAGGTGGCCGGGTCCAAGGCCACGGTGCTCATCTCCGGCGAGTCGGGCACCGGCAAGGAAATGTTCGCCCGCTACCTGCATCACAATTCGGACCGCACGGACAGGCCGTTCGTGGCCATCAACTGCGCGGCTCTGCCCGAGCATCTGCTGGAATCCGAGCTTTTCGGCCATGAAAAGGGCGCGTTCACCGGGGCAATCAGCCGCAAGCTCGGCAAGTTCGAGCTGGCCGACGGCGGAACCATCCTGCTCGACGAAATCACCGAGATGGATCTCGGCCTCCAGGCCAAGCTCCTGCGCGTGTTGCAGGAATCCGAGTTCGACCGGGTAGGCGGCGTGGAAACGGTCAAGGTGGACGTCCGCGTCCTGGCCACCACCAACCGGCGTATCGAGGATTCGGTCAGGGAAGGAAAGTTCCGGCAGGACCTCTACTACCGCCTCAACGTCATCCCGCTCGCTCTGCCAGCGCTCAGGGAGCGGGGCGAGGATGTGCTCCTGCTGGCGGAATATTTCACCAACAAGTTCACCGCCGCCTATGGGCTGGGAGGACTCGCCTTCACCGACGAGGCCCGGAAGTGGCTCATGGATTACGATTGGCCCGGCAACGTCCGCGAGTTGCAGAATCTCATGGAACGGGCCGTGCTTCTGGCGGGGCAAGGCCCCATCCGGCCGCGCCACTTCCTCATGGGCGACGAGCAGTGGACGCCAGATGATCTGGCCGACATCGACGCCGACCAGCAGGCCGTCTGCGAGGCCGCGCCTCCGGCCACGCCCGACGAGGCCATGTCTGTCATGCCGCTTCACGAGATGGAGAAAAGGCTCATCCTCAAGAGTCTGGAAGAGACCACCGGCAACCGCACCCGCGCGGCCGAGCTGCTCGGCATCTCCGTGCGCACCCTGCGCAACAAGCTCAACGAATACAAGAAGCAGGGCCTGGACCTGTAGCCCTACCGCTCCGGGGCGTAGAGACAGTCCTGACTGTAGATGCGCATGGGCGTGTAGGTCACGGACGGCACGGTCCCGCCGTCGGCCAGCTCGGACAGGTTCTTGTAGGCCAGTCGGCCCATCGCCTCGAAATCCAGCCCTATGTTCACATGGCTCAGCCGTTTGGCAAAGATCTTACGTTGCGTGGGATGCGCCCCGGCAAAGGCCAGTATCTTGTCGGCCCGGCTCAGGCTGCGCCGATAGTGCCCAACCAGGGACTCGTACCCCTCGGCCATTTGCGCCCACCAGCCCACGGAGATGATGACGTTTACCGAGTCGTCGTCGAGCAGAGCCTCCAATTGCCGCACGGCCTCGTCGTAGTTGTCCCGGCAGGGGATGGGCGAACGGGGCAGCAGGGTCCAATCAGACTTCGGGTCGTCGAAGTTGAATCGCTCTATAACGCCCCGGATGCGGTCGTTCAGGTTGGTGTCGTTGAGCCCGCCGGTCATGATGGCCACCACGCCGCCGCCGGGGCGGAGGCGTTGCGCCTGCCGGGCCAGCTCGCGGCCCAGCTCCACGTTGTCGGTGCCGATGTACCCGGCCCGCAGCGATTGGTATCCTTC
It includes:
- a CDS encoding sugar ABC transporter substrate-binding protein, with translation MMTNTILNWRLALTAALLVIGVVLGFGAPGLGKGRLFVIVAKSESDMNFVRVFNAAKAEAEARGDRMILAGGKGKAHFRIQDEEVRNVLAQKPNGLAISVLHSQFLADNSFKLVRDAGIPVVTFDSDFTEGYQSLRAGYIGTDNVELGRELARQAQRLRPGGGVVAIMTGGLNDTNLNDRIRGVIERFNFDDPKSDWTLLPRSPIPCRDNYDEAVRQLEALLDDDSVNVIISVGWWAQMAEGYESLVGHYRRSLSRADKILAFAGAHPTQRKIFAKRLSHVNIGLDFEAMGRLAYKNLSELADGGTVPSVTYTPMRIYSQDCLYAPER
- a CDS encoding sigma-54-dependent transcriptional regulator, which translates into the protein MSAKTVLFIAEPQSVTAIFPALQKAGLQAGLADNLNGALGFIKKSRPCLVFCRPELQGFDARAFLQKAAGTEGFPPVVVFAGSGSAEQATEFLELGARDYWIEPLIWEKIRLVLPDEEPDSEPAPCPPRTHHAPPAAPSPKGKYQIIGRHTAVLRVLALARQVAGSKATVLISGESGTGKEMFARYLHHNSDRTDRPFVAINCAALPEHLLESELFGHEKGAFTGAISRKLGKFELADGGTILLDEITEMDLGLQAKLLRVLQESEFDRVGGVETVKVDVRVLATTNRRIEDSVREGKFRQDLYYRLNVIPLALPALRERGEDVLLLAEYFTNKFTAAYGLGGLAFTDEARKWLMDYDWPGNVRELQNLMERAVLLAGQGPIRPRHFLMGDEQWTPDDLADIDADQQAVCEAAPPATPDEAMSVMPLHEMEKRLILKSLEETTGNRTRAAELLGISVRTLRNKLNEYKKQGLDL